The genomic segment GCAAGCACACCATAAGCGACGGCATGGCCCAATTTGTCGGGCGAAAGCAGGTCGAACTTGGGCAGGGGCACCCCCGGCGTGACCGACAGAACGGTGACAAAGATAAGCCAAAGCAGAGCGGGGAGATAGTGTTTGTTCATAGCAAGTTGTAACGACGAGCGCCGGCGAGTGTTGCTCAAATCACGGCATGACCTGGCGCGTCGGGCAGTTCGGGTATTTTGTCCACGAATTTTTCGCGGTCGCTGATGATTTCCACCAAGCGTCGAATGGTGCGCCGCCGAATTTGGCGCTCCAAGTCTTTGTTTGGCTCTTTCAGGATATATTGAAATTTGAGCGACACACTGTCTTTTTTCACTTCCGCCACTCGCAGGTAGTAGCTGTCGGGTTTGATGACATCCTTGAACGGGACGAGTGCCTCCGTCAGGCTTTGCTCCAATTCTTCCACCGTTTTGAGGTGTTTGAGGTCAATATCGAATTCGATGCTGGTGCGCTTGATGCTGCGCTTGGTGTAGTTGACGACTTCCGAATTGAGCACCACGTTGTTGGGGATGTAGATGATGTCGTCGTCGTCGTTGAGCAGATGTATGTTTTGGAGGGTAATGTCGGTGATTTTGCCGCGATGCTGGCCGATACGGATGTTGTCACCGATGCTGAACTGCCCCGAAAAAGTCATAATCATCCCGTTTATCATGTTCGAGATGTAGTCTTTTGTGAGGATGGCAAAACCCGCAAAAATGATGGACAGGGAGGTGAAAAGTTCCCTTGCCTGAATTTTGAACAGCGACAATATGCCCACGATAATCCCCACGGCCAGCAACAACGAGTAGATATGGCTGACACCGATGATGAAGTTGTCTTCGCCGCGCACCTTGTGTCGCCGGCGATACCACCACACCGCCGTGAACTGCACAAAATCGAGGAACATGAGAAAACTGGCGATGCCTGCGATGGCAAAAACATAGTAGTCGAGGGCTTCGCGATACTTCGACCTTGCATACAGCCCCGATACGTCCCACTCGCCCAAGCGAATGAGTACGAGGGCTATAAAAATGAAAACCTTGAGCAGTAAAATGAAGTATTTCATAACGGAGGGGGAAATGGCGGGTTAACGGGAACGTCGAATGGATTATTTTTTCGCCCTGAGCAGCGGGCTTATCGCACGG from the Saprospiraceae bacterium genome contains:
- a CDS encoding mechanosensitive ion channel produces the protein MKYFILLLKVFIFIALVLIRLGEWDVSGLYARSKYREALDYYVFAIAGIASFLMFLDFVQFTAVWWYRRRHKVRGEDNFIIGVSHIYSLLLAVGIIVGILSLFKIQARELFTSLSIIFAGFAILTKDYISNMINGMIMTFSGQFSIGDNIRIGQHRGKITDITLQNIHLLNDDDDIIYIPNNVVLNSEVVNYTKRSIKRTSIEFDIDLKHLKTVEELEQSLTEALVPFKDVIKPDSYYLRVAEVKKDSVSLKFQYILKEPNKDLERQIRRRTIRRLVEIISDREKFVDKIPELPDAPGHAVI